The Malus sylvestris chromosome 14, drMalSylv7.2, whole genome shotgun sequence genome segment TCCTTATGTTGGCTTAAGTAAGTCTTTTCTTTGCCCTTCATCAATTTTTGTGAAATACCTATCTGCAGTTCTTTTGACTTTTATTGACATAAAATTCGGTTATACTTCTGGTTGTGCAGATGATACGGCCATGTTGTGGGGAGTAAAGTTTTATAACGATTTCCTCTCGGAAGCTGGTCCACTTGGAAATGTGCAGTCAGAGCTCCTATTTCGAAAGGATACTTCaacttttacttttgaaaagGGTTGGGCTTTCCCTCGAAGGATTTATTTCAACGGAGACAACTGCGTCATGCCACCTCCTGATGCCTACCCATGGTTGCCGAATGCTAGTCCCAAACGAATTATTAGCATACTTGGTCCAGTCATGACCGCCTTCGCATCTCTGGTAATCTTATTGGCTTATGCGTAGTGAGTATGTTCGGGCTAGGCGGCAAAGGCCATCAGTTTTATCAATACACTCTAGAATTTCCCATCAAGTTCAGGTTTCCCCAAGGCTTATGGGAAATCCAAGTGATGATGTCAAATGTATTAGTGCTGTGGCTTCTACAAGCAGTTCAGGTGCACTCCGGCTTGACTTTCGCTACAAAATTCTGTTTCGTTATCTGTTACACGTATTACATTTTTTCTTTGTCACCACTGTTTTTGTTCAAGTTTAGCTGTTGTGCGATTATTTAGAACAATCCAAAGTGAATATGTTGTTAGTGCTATATGATATTTCATAAGAAATTAAAGATGATGTACGAGTCTTGTTCATAGATTCCTGTTGAATTCCGAATCCACGTATCGTTTTACATACTACAGATCGAAAACAAGAATAAAATTGTGTCACAGACAGATATGGAAAAATTGTGTGAGATTATACGAATTCAGATATAGTTTACAATCTATACCGAATTATCGCACACAGGACCACATCTGTCGCTCTGACCTTCAAAAATTTATCAGGAAAGTGAAAGACATAGAGAAAACATTATCAGAAGCATGGAGGCTGCCTTTTGTAAGATTGAAATAGAGTTTACATGGCCGGAGTTAGGTAGAGACGGGTATGCATCCGGCGGGGGCAGCATGCATTCATCGCCATTGAAGTAAACTTTTCGAGGAAACGCCCATCCTTGCTTGAACGTGAAGGTATTCTGGTCCTTCTGCATAAGCACCTCAGACTGAATATTTCCTGATGGCCCAGCTTCCATTAGTAGGTCATTGTAAAACTTCATGCCGTAGAACATACCGGTGTCATCTGCAGATTACAGTCAATCACGCTCGAACATTAGGACGAAACTCAAAACTCTGAGAAAAAAGAAGCTTCAGAAGCTCGCGATCGTAAAACACTTACTGACGGATTGGTAGGGGACGAGGGGCTTGTAACCAAAGCTAAAGACTTGAGTGACGTTGTTGAGATTAGGATGCTGTACAACGAGCGTCCACTCTGTGTAGTTCATACGGTAGTTGAAATTGGTGACGGCCATCTTGACCCGCCAGTAGTCCTTATAGTTTTGCTTGACGTGCCAGTGTACTCGGATGGGGCACATATGATGCGTGCACTGAAGCAACGGCGAATTATCCTTTTTCGGTGTGTTTATTCCGGCCTTGTGTGCCAACTTTGAGTCACTCCTGTACGCATTGTAAAAGATTTGCATCCAGAAATTAGGTCAAGTGTGTGCAAATCTGGGTAATGTGGATAGGGTTATGGAGGCTTACAtgacacaattttttttgttgtgacaACCGCAAGCGCAAGACGGGCAAGGAACAATGGTTTCGTTGTAGAAAGACGAAAAGGAAACGCAGCAGCTTGGATTCTTGGAGGCTAGAAACTGCGAATAGGTGCACGTCACGTTCCATGTCACTGCATTACAAGGAAAATACATAGAAATTAGTAAGAGATACTTGAAAGATGAGAGAGTAGGAAGATCTTAGAAATATGAGTGAGGAAGTCTTACTAAGTGCTTGAGTCTTTCGCCGGCGATCAGCTGTGAGGAAGACTGTGGAAGGCACGACCTTTGCAGGGCCGCAAGTGTACCCTGGTCCGGGACCAAGCAAGGTGAAGTTTTTGGGCAGTTTCACCGTCTTGTTTGAAGTGCCGGCTTGCCCGACACTCACCTGGAAGCCAGAGACTGCTGCTGAGGGATCTTGTCCCCAAGACGCTAGGACGCCACCTTTGCAGCAATTAGAAAACTGCTGGTTGTAGGGAACTCCGGG includes the following:
- the LOC126598898 gene encoding COBRA-like protein 4, translating into MEFENQANPTHKICLTCCSWSWMKFTFLAVLYCLILSPAAAYDPLDPTGNITIRWDVMSWTADGYVAAVTMNNFQMYRQIPSPGWTLGWSWAKKEVIWTMVGAQTTEQGDCSKFKATIPHCCKKTPTVVDLLPGVPYNQQFSNCCKGGVLASWGQDPSAAVSGFQVSVGQAGTSNKTVKLPKNFTLLGPGPGYTCGPAKVVPSTVFLTADRRRKTQALMTWNVTCTYSQFLASKNPSCCVSFSSFYNETIVPCPSCACGCHNKKNCVMSDSKLAHKAGINTPKKDNSPLLQCTHHMCPIRVHWHVKQNYKDYWRVKMAVTNFNYRMNYTEWTLVVQHPNLNNVTQVFSFGYKPLVPYQSVNDTGMFYGMKFYNDLLMEAGPSGNIQSEVLMQKDQNTFTFKQGWAFPRKVYFNGDECMLPPPDAYPSLPNSGHVNSISILQKAASMLLIMFSLCLSLS